One window of Salegentibacter sp. Hel_I_6 genomic DNA carries:
- the glmM gene encoding phosphoglucosamine mutase, which produces MSLIKSISGIRGTIGGRTGDNLTPIDTVKFAAAYGTWLKNNLEDKKLTVVVGRDARISGKMVQDLTMNTLTGLGINVIDIDLSTTPTVEIAVPLENADGGIILTASHNPKQWNALKLLNSKGEFLDAAEGAKILEYAEKDNFDFSEVDDLGIITRKDNYMDLHIEEVLKLKLVDAEKIKKAGFKVVVDAVNSTGGIVIPALLKKLGVEVIELYCEPNGHFPHNPEPLKEHLKDICELVKKENADFGIVVDPDVDRLAFIDENGEMFGEEYTLVACADYVLSKTSGNTVSNLSSSRALSDVTKKHGGEYNASAVGEVNVVQLMKDSNAVIGGEGNGGIIYPESHYGRDSLVGVGLFLTHLAEKNISVSQLRKEYTAYYMSKNKIQLTPEINVDEILKTMEEKYQNEEISTVDGVKIDFPENWVHLRKSNTEPIIRIYTEAKSQEKADQLAQEMIAEIKKIVG; this is translated from the coding sequence ATGAGTCTAATTAAATCAATTTCAGGAATTCGCGGAACTATTGGTGGGCGAACCGGAGACAACTTAACTCCAATAGATACGGTTAAATTTGCCGCCGCTTATGGTACCTGGTTAAAAAATAATTTAGAAGATAAGAAATTAACAGTAGTGGTAGGCCGTGATGCAAGAATTTCAGGCAAAATGGTTCAGGACTTAACTATGAATACCTTAACCGGATTAGGGATAAATGTTATAGATATAGATCTTTCTACTACACCAACTGTAGAAATTGCCGTGCCTTTAGAAAATGCCGATGGTGGAATTATCCTTACTGCAAGCCATAATCCAAAGCAATGGAATGCTCTCAAATTATTAAATAGTAAAGGCGAATTTTTAGATGCGGCAGAGGGTGCTAAAATTTTAGAGTATGCAGAGAAGGACAATTTTGATTTCTCTGAAGTTGATGATCTTGGTATTATTACCAGGAAAGATAATTATATGGATCTTCATATAGAAGAAGTTTTGAAACTTAAACTCGTGGACGCCGAGAAAATTAAAAAAGCCGGTTTTAAAGTTGTAGTAGATGCTGTAAATTCTACCGGCGGAATTGTAATTCCTGCATTATTAAAAAAATTAGGAGTTGAGGTAATAGAATTGTATTGTGAACCCAATGGTCACTTTCCACATAATCCAGAACCGCTTAAAGAGCACCTTAAAGATATTTGCGAATTGGTGAAGAAAGAAAATGCCGATTTTGGTATTGTGGTAGATCCAGATGTAGACCGTTTGGCTTTTATTGATGAAAACGGTGAAATGTTTGGAGAGGAATATACACTTGTAGCTTGCGCCGATTACGTGCTTTCTAAAACCTCAGGAAATACAGTTAGTAATTTATCTTCTTCCCGGGCACTTAGTGATGTGACCAAAAAACACGGTGGCGAATATAATGCGAGTGCGGTAGGTGAGGTGAATGTAGTGCAACTTATGAAAGATTCTAATGCGGTAATTGGAGGTGAAGGAAACGGCGGAATTATCTATCCTGAATCTCATTATGGACGCGACAGTTTAGTGGGAGTGGGATTGTTTTTAACACATTTAGCCGAAAAAAATATAAGTGTTTCTCAATTGCGAAAAGAATACACGGCTTATTATATGAGTAAGAATAAAATCCAGTTGACGCCAGAAATTAATGTTGATGAGATTTTAAAAACAATGGAAGAGAAATATCAAAATGAAGAAATCTCAACCGTTGACGGAGTGAAAATAGATTTTCCGGAAAATTGGGTGCATTTAAGAAAGTCGAATACGGAACCTATTATTAGAATTTACACCGAAGCAAAAAGTCAGGAAAAAGCAGATCAACTTGCCCAGGAGATGATAGCGGAAATTAAAAAGATTGTAGGTTAA